CATAAAAGATGTAAAATGGAGTACAGCCATTTGGTTCGATTCTAAAAAGAACACTTATTTACTACCTATTAAAGCTGAGATCCGAAAAAAACTAAACCTTACGGATGGTGTACATCTGGATATAGAACTTAACCTATAAAAGCTATGACTAGCACCCTATTTTCTACTGAACGATGTATTGTTAAGCCGTTACAGAAAGAGGATTTCCCTGAGATTCTTGAAATGTATCAAGAGCTTGATTCCAACAAATATGTTCCACCGCTTAAGGACAAAACACCCGAGGAACACTTGGCTTTCCTTGAACTAAAAATAGGAAACAACGAAAAGGAATTGGGCTTTTGGACTGCAAGAAAA
The sequence above is a segment of the Luteibaculum oceani genome. Coding sequences within it:
- a CDS encoding GNAT family N-acetyltransferase, with amino-acid sequence MTSTLFSTERCIVKPLQKEDFPEILEMYQELDSNKYVPPLKDKTPEEHLAFLELKIGNNEKELGFWTARKKRKAVW